The DNA segment ACGACGTCGCGCACTGCCCCGCGTACTACCAGCTGCTGGTCAAGTCATTGACGCTGCCCGGACTGCTGGACATCGCCGAGGGCAGTTGCCCGACGCACCTGGTGATCTGCGAGAAGGACCGGGTGCTGCCGCATCCGCGGTTCACCCGGCACTTCACCACCCACCTGCCGAAGGACACCCAGGTGACCCACCTCGACAACGTCGGGCACATCCCGATGTACGAGGCGCCGGAGCGGGTGGCGAACCTGATCGTCGAATTCGTCGACCGCCACGTGGCGCCGCCGCACGAGGCGCTCGGCGGCTAGCTAGTCCTCGGTCACCGGTGCGACGGTCGCGGCCTCCAACGCCTCGTTGAGGGTCTTGCTCGGCCGCATCACCGCGGTGGTCTTCTCGCGGTCCGGGTAGTAGTAGCCACCGATGTCGACCGAGTTGCCCTGCGCCTCGTTGAGTTCGGCGACGATGGTCTCCTCGTTGTCGGCCAGCGCCTTGGCCAGCGGACCGAAGTGGTCGGCGAGCTCCTGGTCGTCGGACTGCGCCGCCAACTCCTGCGCCCAGTACATCGCGAGGTAGTACTGGCTGCCGCGGTTGTCGAGCTCACCGGTCTTGCGCGAAGGACCCTTGTCGTTCTCCAGCAGTTTGCCGATGGCCGAATCCAGCGTCTTGCCCAGCAGGATCGCGCGCTTGTTGCCGGACTTGGCGCCCATGTCCTCGAAACACGCACCGAGGGCGAGGAATTCGCCGAGCGAATCCCACCGCAGGTGGTTCTCCTCGACGAGCTGGTGGACGTGCTTGGGCGCTGAACCGCCGGCCCCGGTCTCGTACAGGCCGCCGCCGGCCATCAGCGGGACGATCGAGAGCATCTTCGCGCTGGTGCCCAGCTCCAGGATCGGGAACAGGTCGGTCAGGTAGTCGCGCAGGATGTTGCCGGTGACGGCGATGGTGTCCTGCCCGCGGATCACCCGCTCGAGCGTGTACCGCATCGCCCACACCTGCGGCATGATCTGGATGTGAAGGCCCTCGGTGTCGTGGTCGGCGAGGTATTCCTTGACCTTCTTGCGCAGCTCGGCCTCGTGCGGACGCTCGGTGTCCAGCCAGAACAGCGCGGTCATCCCCGACGCGCGCGCCCGCGTGACGGCCAGCTTCACCCAGTCGCGGATCGCCGCGTCCTTCACGATCGGCATGCGCCAGATGTCGCCGGTCTCGACGTTCTGCGTCAGCAGCACCTCGCCGGTGTCGATGTCGACGATGTTCGCGACACCGTCCTCGGGGATCTCGAAGGTCTTGTCGTGGCTGCCGTACTCCTCGGCCTTCTGCGCCATCAGACCGACGTTCGGCACGGTGCCCATGGTTCTCGGGTCGAACTGGCCGTGGGTCTTACAGAAGTTGACCATCTCCTGGTAGATCCGGGAGAACGTCGACTCGGGGTTGACCGCCTTGGTGTCCTTGGTGCGGCCGTCGGCGCCGTACATCTTCCCGCCGAGCCGGATCATCGCCGGCATCGACGCGTCGACGATCACGTCGCTGGGTGAGTGGAAGTTCGTGATCCCGCGGGCCGAGTCGACCATCGCCAGCTCGGGCCGGTGCTCGTGGACGGCGTGGATGTCCTGGATGATCTCCTCGCGCTGCGAGGCGGGCAGCGATTCGATCTTGTCGTACAGGTCCGACATGCCGTTGTTGACGTTGACGCCCAGCTCGTCGAGCACCTTCTGGTGCTTGGCGAAGGCCTCCTTGTAGAACACCTTCACCGCATGGCCGAACACGATCGGGTGGCTGACCTTCATCATGGTCGCCTTGACGTGCAGCGAGAACATCACGCCGGTCTTGTAGGCGTCCTCGATCTGCTCCTCGAAGAACTCGACCAACGCTTTCTTGCTCATGTACATGCTGTCGATGACGTCGCCGGCATCGAGTTTGACCTCGGGCTTGAGCACGAGCGTCTCACCGCTCTTGGTCTCCAGCACCATCTTGACCCTGCGGTCCTTGTCGACGGTCATCGACTTCTCGCCGTGATAGAAGTCGCCGTGCTTCATGGTCGCGACGTGGGTGCGCGACGCCTGGCTCCACTCCCCCATGCTGTGCGGGTGCTTGCGGGCGTACTCCTTGACCGCCTTGGGCGCGCGCCGGTCCGAGTTGCCTTCGCGGAGAACGGGATTGACCGCACTGCCGAGGCAGTTGGCGTAGCGCCTGCGGATCTCCTTCTCCTCGTCGGTCTTGGGATCGCCGGGGTAGTCGGGCAGGTCGTAACCCTTGGCCTTGAGCTCCTTGATGGCGGCGAGCAGCTGCGGCACCGAGGCGCTGATGTTCGGCAGCTTGATGATGTTGGTGTCCGGATCCTGGGTCAGCTTGCCCAGCTCGCCGAGGTTGTCCGGTACTCGCTGCTCATCGGTCAGCCGCTCCGGGAACTCCGCCAGGATGCGCGCCGCCACGGAGATGTCGCTGGTCTTCACCGCGATGCCGGCCGGCTCCGCGAAGGTCCGGACGATCGGCAGGAAACCGTAGGTCGCCAGCAGCGGTGCCTCGTCGGTCAGCGTGTAGATGATGGTCGGCTGCTCGGCGCTCATGTGGTGTTCTCCCGGCGTCAGATCGAAGCTCCGCGTTTGTCGGATACGACGCTACCCGGCAGACACCGGCGCAGAAACCGGTCCCTGTCATCGGACCACGCGCCGGATCACGCGGTGGCAACCCCGGCGGGCGGTGAGATAAGCTTCCTGGCGGTCATGAGTGCCAGCGTCAAGCCCCGGCTCGCTGGCCGGCAACCCTCCAACCGCGGTGGGGTGCCCCGGGTGATGACCAGGTTGAGTAGCCGTGACGGCTACGCGGCAAGCGCGGGTCCGCGAGCACGGGCCCCCAGACGACAGATGGAGGTTCGTTGCACATGAGCACGCCAGAAGACCCGACGGCGAAGTGGGCGTTCGAGACCAAGCAGGTCCACGCCGGCCA comes from the Mycolicibacterium litorale genome and includes:
- a CDS encoding NADP-dependent isocitrate dehydrogenase, which gives rise to MSAEQPTIIYTLTDEAPLLATYGFLPIVRTFAEPAGIAVKTSDISVAARILAEFPERLTDEQRVPDNLGELGKLTQDPDTNIIKLPNISASVPQLLAAIKELKAKGYDLPDYPGDPKTDEEKEIRRRYANCLGSAVNPVLREGNSDRRAPKAVKEYARKHPHSMGEWSQASRTHVATMKHGDFYHGEKSMTVDKDRRVKMVLETKSGETLVLKPEVKLDAGDVIDSMYMSKKALVEFFEEQIEDAYKTGVMFSLHVKATMMKVSHPIVFGHAVKVFYKEAFAKHQKVLDELGVNVNNGMSDLYDKIESLPASQREEIIQDIHAVHEHRPELAMVDSARGITNFHSPSDVIVDASMPAMIRLGGKMYGADGRTKDTKAVNPESTFSRIYQEMVNFCKTHGQFDPRTMGTVPNVGLMAQKAEEYGSHDKTFEIPEDGVANIVDIDTGEVLLTQNVETGDIWRMPIVKDAAIRDWVKLAVTRARASGMTALFWLDTERPHEAELRKKVKEYLADHDTEGLHIQIMPQVWAMRYTLERVIRGQDTIAVTGNILRDYLTDLFPILELGTSAKMLSIVPLMAGGGLYETGAGGSAPKHVHQLVEENHLRWDSLGEFLALGACFEDMGAKSGNKRAILLGKTLDSAIGKLLENDKGPSRKTGELDNRGSQYYLAMYWAQELAAQSDDQELADHFGPLAKALADNEETIVAELNEAQGNSVDIGGYYYPDREKTTAVMRPSKTLNEALEAATVAPVTED